The proteins below come from a single Pseudomonas chlororaphis genomic window:
- a CDS encoding metal ABC transporter ATPase yields MSESSTFDLPISGMTCASCAGRVERALSKVAGVNSVSVNLANERAHLELNGQVDPQILVDAVRRAGYEAEVRPVEPSAEVQRQRLDHERLALVLAILLALPLVLPMLLQPLGVHWMLPAWVQFALATPVQFIFGARFYVAAFKAVRAGAGNMDLLVALGTSAGYGLSLYEWASARPGSLPHLYFEASAVVIALVLLGKYLESRAKRQTASAIRALEALRPERAIQVVDGQERDVAISALRLNDLVLVKPGERFPVDGEVLQGQSHADEALISGESLPVPKQPGDKVTGGAINGEGRLLVRTQALGAETVLARIIRLVEDAQAAKAPIQKLVDKVSQVFVPVVLVLALATLVGWWWYGAPLEVAVINAVAVLVIACPCALGLATPTAIMAGTGVAARHGILIKDAEALERAHEVDTVVFDKTGTLTSGTPRIVHFSALEGNEDTLLQWAGALQRGSEHPLAKAVLDACGERDLSVPDINDSQSLTGRGIAGSLDGRRLALGNRRLLEERGLDPGTLAESAQAWESEGRTLSWLIEQAPTPRVLGLFAFGDSLKPGALAAVQALVKRHIASHLLTGDNQGSARVVAQALGIANVHAEVLPADKSAIVQQLKDRSVVAMVGDGINDAPALAAADIGIAMGGGTDVAMHAAGITLMRGDPRLVPAALDISRKTYAKIRQNLFWAFVYNLIGIPLAAFGLLNPVLAGAAMALSSVSVVSNALLLKFWRPEPLEDKR; encoded by the coding sequence ATGTCCGAATCCAGCACCTTCGACCTGCCGATCAGCGGCATGACCTGCGCCAGTTGCGCCGGGCGGGTCGAGCGGGCCTTGAGCAAGGTGGCGGGCGTGAACAGCGTCAGCGTCAACCTCGCCAACGAACGCGCCCATCTCGAATTGAACGGCCAGGTTGACCCGCAGATCCTCGTCGATGCGGTCAGGCGTGCCGGCTATGAGGCCGAGGTCAGGCCCGTCGAGCCATCCGCCGAAGTGCAACGCCAACGCCTGGACCATGAACGCCTGGCATTGGTGCTGGCGATCCTGCTGGCCTTGCCGCTGGTGTTGCCGATGTTGCTGCAGCCGCTTGGCGTGCACTGGATGTTGCCAGCCTGGGTGCAGTTCGCCCTGGCGACTCCGGTCCAGTTCATCTTCGGGGCGCGTTTTTATGTCGCCGCCTTCAAGGCCGTGCGCGCCGGCGCCGGCAACATGGACCTGCTGGTCGCCCTGGGCACCAGCGCCGGCTACGGCTTGAGCCTTTACGAGTGGGCCAGCGCCCGCCCCGGCAGCCTGCCGCACCTGTACTTCGAAGCCTCGGCGGTGGTGATAGCCCTGGTACTGCTGGGCAAGTACCTGGAAAGCCGCGCCAAGCGACAGACCGCCAGCGCCATCCGCGCCCTCGAAGCCTTGCGACCGGAGCGGGCGATCCAGGTGGTCGACGGCCAGGAGCGCGACGTCGCCATCAGCGCCTTGCGCTTGAATGACCTGGTGCTGGTCAAGCCCGGCGAGCGCTTCCCGGTGGACGGTGAAGTGCTGCAAGGCCAGAGTCACGCCGACGAAGCCCTGATCAGCGGTGAGAGCCTGCCGGTGCCCAAACAGCCCGGCGACAAGGTCACCGGTGGCGCCATCAATGGCGAGGGCCGACTGTTGGTGCGCACCCAGGCACTGGGTGCCGAAACCGTCCTGGCGCGCATCATTCGCCTGGTGGAGGACGCCCAGGCCGCCAAGGCACCGATCCAGAAACTGGTGGACAAGGTCAGCCAGGTCTTCGTGCCGGTGGTGCTGGTGCTGGCCTTGGCCACGCTGGTCGGCTGGTGGTGGTACGGTGCGCCGCTGGAAGTCGCCGTGATCAATGCCGTGGCAGTGCTGGTGATCGCCTGTCCCTGTGCCCTGGGCCTGGCGACGCCGACCGCGATCATGGCCGGCACCGGCGTGGCTGCGCGCCACGGGATCCTGATCAAGGATGCCGAAGCGTTGGAGCGTGCCCACGAAGTCGACACCGTGGTGTTCGACAAGACCGGCACCCTGACCTCGGGCACCCCGCGCATCGTGCACTTCAGTGCCCTGGAGGGTAACGAAGACACGCTGCTGCAGTGGGCCGGCGCGTTGCAACGCGGCAGCGAGCATCCCCTGGCCAAGGCGGTGCTGGACGCCTGCGGCGAACGCGACTTGAGCGTGCCGGACATCAACGACAGCCAGTCCCTGACCGGCCGCGGCATTGCCGGCAGCCTCGACGGACGTCGCCTGGCATTGGGTAACCGGCGCCTGCTGGAAGAACGGGGCCTGGACCCCGGCACGCTGGCCGAGTCGGCGCAAGCGTGGGAAAGCGAAGGCCGCACGTTGTCCTGGCTGATCGAGCAAGCCCCGACGCCACGGGTATTGGGCCTGTTCGCTTTCGGCGACTCGCTCAAGCCCGGCGCCCTGGCTGCCGTCCAGGCCCTGGTTAAGCGCCACATCGCCAGTCACCTGCTCACCGGTGACAACCAGGGCAGCGCCCGGGTGGTGGCTCAAGCGCTGGGCATCGCCAACGTGCATGCCGAGGTGCTGCCGGCGGACAAATCCGCCATCGTCCAACAATTGAAAGACCGTTCGGTGGTGGCAATGGTCGGCGACGGCATCAACGACGCCCCTGCGCTGGCCGCCGCGGACATCGGCATTGCCATGGGTGGCGGCACCGATGTGGCCATGCACGCGGCTGGCATCACCCTGATGCGCGGCGACCCGCGACTGGTGCCGGCAGCGCTGGACATCAGCCGCAAGACCTACGCCAAGATCCGCCAGAACCTGTTCTGGGCGTTCGTCTACAACCTGATCGGCATTCCCCTGGCGGCATTCGGCCTGCTCAACCCGGTGCTGGCCGGCGCGGCGATGGCACTGTCGAGCGTCAGCGTGGTGAGCAATGCGTTACTGTTGAAATTCTGGAGACCCGAGCCGTTGGAGGACAAGCGATGA
- a CDS encoding transcriptional regulator, giving the protein MNIGQAARQSGLSAKMIRYYESIGLLKAAHRTDSGYRIYGAEDLHTLAFIKRSRDLGFSLEEVGKLLTLWQDRQRASADVKALARQHIDELNQKIRELAELRDTLQDLVDHCHGDHRPDCPILKELASGCCARPA; this is encoded by the coding sequence ATGAACATCGGCCAAGCAGCCCGGCAGAGCGGCCTGAGTGCGAAGATGATCCGGTACTACGAATCCATCGGCCTGCTCAAGGCGGCCCATCGTACCGACAGTGGCTACCGGATCTACGGCGCCGAAGACCTGCATACGCTGGCGTTCATCAAGCGCTCGCGGGACCTGGGGTTTTCACTGGAAGAGGTCGGCAAACTGCTGACCCTCTGGCAGGACCGCCAACGGGCCAGCGCTGATGTGAAGGCCCTGGCCCGGCAGCACATCGACGAACTGAACCAGAAAATCCGCGAACTGGCCGAACTGCGCGACACCCTCCAGGACCTGGTGGACCACTGCCACGGCGACCACCGCCCGGACTGCCCGATCCTCAAGGAACTGGCGTCGGGGTGCTGCGCCCGACCCGCCTGA
- a CDS encoding kinase — translation MKTPKRIEPLIEDGLVDEVLRPLMSGKEAAVYVVRCGNELRCAKVYKEANKRSFRQAAEYQEGRKVRNSRQARAMAKGSKFGRKETEDAWQNAEVAALFRLANSGVRVPKPYDFLEGVLLMELVADEYGDAAPRLNDVVLEPDQAREYHAFLISQIVLMLCTGLVHGDLSEFNVLLTPTGPVIIDLPQAVDAAGNNHAFSMLERDVGNMASYFGRFAPELKRTRYAKEMWALYESGTLHPASVLTGEFDEPEELADVGGVMREIEAARLDEQRRQAARTADDAPPGKTEEPPPPWMQ, via the coding sequence ATGAAGACTCCAAAACGCATTGAACCCCTGATCGAGGACGGTCTGGTCGACGAAGTGCTGCGCCCACTCATGAGTGGTAAAGAAGCAGCTGTTTATGTGGTGCGCTGCGGCAACGAGTTACGTTGCGCCAAAGTCTACAAGGAGGCGAACAAGCGAAGTTTTCGTCAGGCGGCCGAATACCAGGAAGGCCGCAAGGTGCGTAACAGCCGGCAGGCCAGGGCCATGGCCAAGGGCTCGAAGTTCGGGCGCAAGGAGACCGAGGACGCCTGGCAGAACGCCGAGGTGGCGGCGCTGTTCCGGCTGGCGAACTCCGGTGTGCGAGTCCCCAAGCCGTATGACTTTCTCGAAGGCGTGCTGCTGATGGAGCTGGTGGCCGATGAGTACGGCGATGCGGCGCCACGTTTGAACGATGTGGTGCTGGAGCCGGATCAGGCCCGTGAGTATCACGCGTTCCTGATTTCCCAGATCGTGCTGATGTTGTGTACCGGGCTGGTGCACGGTGACCTGTCCGAGTTCAACGTGCTGCTTACGCCGACCGGGCCTGTGATCATCGACCTGCCGCAGGCCGTGGATGCCGCGGGCAACAACCATGCTTTCAGCATGCTGGAGCGAGACGTGGGCAACATGGCGTCCTACTTCGGCCGGTTCGCCCCGGAACTCAAGCGCACCCGATACGCGAAGGAGATGTGGGCGTTGTATGAGTCCGGCACCTTGCACCCGGCCAGCGTGTTGACCGGCGAGTTCGACGAGCCTGAAGAACTGGCGGATGTGGGTGGGGTCATGCGCGAGATCGAGGCCGCCCGCCTGGATGAGCAACGCCGCCAGGCCGCCCGCACCGCCGACGATGCCCCCCCCGGCAAAACCGAAGAACCGCCTCCGCCCTGGATGCAATAA